Proteins from a genomic interval of Methanoplanus endosymbiosus:
- a CDS encoding mechanosensitive ion channel family protein, which yields MKRNTANIIIIYTSAILLLLIDIYVYPDKNIRNTLYSAFALASVLAGVKIINEYILEKKIEDRKSYYSLKKAVSVIAGMILLAIIFRIWVENTESLLLSYGIIVAGVAISLQDLFKDFVGGISIIVLSSFRVGDRIEINGITGDVMDIGIMNTTMMEISGLGKCDRTSGRIVTVPNGLLLSNTLLNYTRDHNYVWDAIIVPITYDSNIPLTEELLLKAADRETDTISKKAKEEFQKIGRKYYLPEKPTETSVMINLTDNWIEFEVRYICEVRSLTLTRNLISREILGIIRDNNDIKIAGESLSLSGEHKVEIISEKISHN from the coding sequence ATGAAAAGGAATACTGCAAATATTATAATAATCTACACATCTGCTATTCTTCTGCTACTGATTGATATATATGTATATCCGGATAAAAACATCCGGAATACACTATACTCAGCATTTGCCCTTGCTTCAGTCCTTGCCGGTGTAAAAATAATAAATGAGTATATTCTTGAAAAGAAAATAGAAGACAGAAAATCATATTATAGCCTGAAAAAAGCTGTATCAGTCATTGCAGGTATGATATTACTTGCCATAATCTTCAGAATATGGGTTGAAAATACAGAGTCGCTCCTTTTGTCATACGGAATTATAGTTGCAGGAGTTGCAATATCCCTTCAGGACCTGTTTAAGGACTTTGTGGGGGGGATTTCCATCATTGTACTCAGCAGTTTCAGAGTAGGAGACCGAATCGAGATAAATGGGATTACAGGTGATGTAATGGACATAGGAATAATGAATACAACCATGATGGAGATTTCCGGACTTGGAAAATGTGACAGAACATCAGGAAGAATTGTAACTGTCCCAAACGGATTACTACTGTCCAATACGCTTTTAAATTACACCAGAGATCACAATTATGTATGGGATGCCATAATTGTACCAATTACATATGACAGTAACATACCACTCACAGAAGAACTCCTATTAAAAGCCGCAGACAGAGAAACTGATACAATATCAAAGAAGGCAAAAGAAGAATTCCAAAAGATTGGCAGGAAATATTACCTCCCCGAAAAACCGACAGAAACTTCAGTTATGATAAACCTGACCGATAACTGGATAGAATTTGAAGTAAGGTATATATGTGAAGTAAGATCTCTTACACTTACGAGAAATTTAATCTCAAGGGAGATTCTTGGAATAATAAGGGACAATAATGACATCAAAATAGCAGGTGAAAGCCTCTCACTCAGCGGAGAGCATAAAGTTGAGATTATTTCAGAGAAAATATCACATAATTAA
- a CDS encoding ABC transporter ATP-binding protein produces the protein MTPQPVISLKNVTKVYVLPSDEVVALDNVSLDICEGEFVAIMGPSGSGKSTLMNQIGCLDIPTSGDLYIDGRNIRDLNDDELTELRRDKIGYIFQKFNLIPLLDLRENVEYPLILKHKKKDESGYPEKLLKMVGLEDNRFKHKPAEISGGQQQRVAVARALVNDPAILLCDEPTGNLDSKTSAQIMEILSDLNRDGRTIVMVTHEDSVAEYAHRKIVISDGRIVHDN, from the coding sequence ATGACTCCACAACCTGTAATCAGTCTTAAGAATGTGACTAAGGTATATGTTCTTCCGTCTGATGAAGTGGTGGCTCTTGATAATGTCTCACTTGACATCTGCGAAGGTGAATTTGTGGCAATAATGGGACCTTCGGGTTCGGGGAAATCAACACTCATGAATCAGATCGGCTGCCTTGATATCCCTACATCAGGTGATCTCTATATTGACGGCAGGAATATCCGTGATTTAAATGATGATGAGCTGACTGAACTGAGAAGGGATAAGATTGGGTATATCTTCCAGAAATTCAATCTGATTCCACTTCTTGATCTTAGGGAGAATGTGGAGTACCCGCTCATTCTGAAGCACAAAAAAAAGGATGAATCCGGTTATCCTGAAAAGCTCCTTAAAATGGTCGGCCTTGAGGATAATAGATTTAAGCATAAACCGGCTGAGATCTCCGGAGGGCAGCAGCAGAGGGTTGCGGTGGCAAGGGCACTTGTAAACGATCCGGCTATTCTGTTATGTGATGAACCTACCGGAAATCTGGATTCCAAGACCAGTGCACAGATTATGGAGATCCTGTCAGATCTGAACAGAGACGGGAGGACTATTGTTATGGTTACCCATGAGGACAGTGTTGCTGAGTATGCTCACCGGAAAATTGTGATCTCTGACGGGAGGATTGTACATGATAATTAA
- a CDS encoding ABC transporter permease produces the protein MIIKDIFFELSLRNIRLNFLRSLLAAIGIVIGVVAITSIGIMGANMTLSVTAQLSESGNIIMISPDSGGGGGSGPGSSSSSSDDDEYIDDSQLRDIEKISGAENLVVALYSESDSISVGGKDGRATIYGLDTSVIPELVDVAEGSYPVSSSGVVVGPTLAERYDLKVGSRIKVGDEDEGQSTVKVNGILEEKGMSMDLNSDNAILADEKWFTSFYGGEGEYDQVNVVAADIDNIDALEDEIDRQLNYREDEVSIQDSGSMLERISESLGTITSFMTAIGAISLLVAAVSIFNVMMMSVTERIKEIGILRSIGTKRREIRRMFLYESLLLGIIGSLIGAVMSFIGGYTLTFGMIGTTDYFFMPESMIYIPVGIVIGVLVCVLSGIYPAWRASNLDPIEALRAE, from the coding sequence ATGATAATTAAGGATATATTCTTTGAGCTGTCTCTCAGAAATATCAGGCTGAACTTTCTCCGGTCGCTGCTTGCGGCAATTGGTATTGTAATAGGTGTCGTTGCAATCACATCAATTGGCATAATGGGTGCCAATATGACGCTTTCAGTTACTGCCCAGTTATCTGAGAGCGGCAATATCATTATGATCTCCCCTGACAGTGGTGGGGGGGGAGGCAGTGGTCCGGGAAGTAGCAGCAGTTCCTCCGATGATGATGAGTATATTGATGACAGTCAGCTCCGGGATATTGAGAAGATCTCCGGTGCTGAAAATCTTGTTGTCGCGTTGTATTCAGAGTCCGATTCCATAAGTGTCGGAGGTAAGGATGGCCGGGCAACGATATATGGACTTGATACTTCTGTAATCCCTGAACTTGTTGATGTTGCGGAGGGCAGTTATCCGGTCAGCTCAAGCGGTGTTGTTGTCGGGCCTACACTTGCAGAGAGATATGATCTTAAAGTCGGAAGCAGGATCAAAGTCGGTGATGAGGATGAGGGACAGAGCACGGTCAAGGTCAATGGCATTTTAGAGGAGAAGGGTATGTCTATGGACTTAAATTCTGATAATGCCATTCTTGCGGATGAGAAGTGGTTTACTTCATTTTACGGAGGGGAAGGTGAGTATGATCAGGTGAATGTGGTTGCCGCGGATATTGATAATATTGATGCTCTGGAGGATGAAATTGACAGGCAGCTAAATTACCGCGAGGATGAGGTGAGTATTCAGGACTCCGGTTCAATGCTTGAGAGAATAAGTGAATCTCTTGGTACGATCACCTCATTTATGACGGCAATCGGTGCAATTTCACTTCTCGTTGCAGCAGTTTCAATATTCAATGTAATGATGATGTCAGTTACTGAGAGAATTAAGGAGATTGGTATTTTAAGGAGTATAGGGACAAAGAGAAGGGAGATCAGGAGGATGTTTCTCTATGAGTCTCTGCTGCTTGGAATTATCGGTTCGCTTATAGGTGCGGTGATGAGTTTTATAGGCGGATATACACTGACATTCGGTATGATTGGCACAACTGATTATTTCTTCATGCCTGAGAGTATGATATACATCCCGGTTGGAATTGTTATCGGTGTTCTGGTATGTGTCCTCTCCGGAATTTACCCTGCGTGGAGGGCATCAAATCTTGATCCGATCGAGGCATTAAGGGCAGAATAA
- a CDS encoding zinc ribbon domain-containing protein — protein sequence MFNKVNLNGAKDLISTAEKVLNSGSSISRRSYDERVRLMQEIHEQYSRFQDGECGSFNSTFNTLFRSKFEAALLTIAVSFNKANEECSEVPGQYTDDEISLYEIIERYRVLPSKKELINLLSSPDSGGAAFLQLHYQHIDDLVEEFCNQKNPVNPYLVSYMKKEWEKYDKKLQEVIVELIQDNGLKWFITFIANDMKTAEQIIYNISGGIVNPGNGVQVIDSIMNRAGITTAATDPVTKDTDRGEVRINPGSRSDIKYSGGIENTESEVFGVHIEDSILNRSHVNGGPAIKDEQPALSEVYCPACGTQIQDNAQFCTNCGKKRQNQTSGKKPE from the coding sequence CTTCCATTTCCAGACGATCCTATGATGAAAGAGTCAGACTTATGCAGGAGATCCATGAGCAATATTCACGTTTCCAGGACGGCGAATGTGGATCTTTTAATTCAACATTTAACACTTTATTCAGGTCTAAATTTGAAGCTGCCCTCCTGACCATTGCAGTGAGTTTTAATAAAGCAAATGAAGAATGCAGTGAGGTTCCCGGCCAATATACTGACGATGAAATCTCCCTTTATGAGATCATTGAACGTTACAGAGTCCTGCCTTCAAAAAAAGAACTCATTAACCTTCTAAGTTCCCCTGATTCAGGTGGTGCTGCTTTTCTGCAACTGCATTACCAACATATTGATGACCTCGTTGAGGAATTCTGCAACCAAAAAAACCCTGTTAATCCATATCTTGTCAGTTATATGAAGAAGGAATGGGAGAAGTATGATAAGAAACTCCAGGAAGTTATTGTTGAACTGATCCAGGATAACGGATTAAAATGGTTCATAACATTTATTGCAAACGATATGAAGACCGCAGAGCAGATCATCTATAATATCTCAGGAGGGATCGTAAACCCTGGGAACGGGGTTCAGGTTATTGACAGCATAATGAACCGTGCCGGCATAACAACTGCTGCAACAGATCCCGTTACAAAAGATACAGACCGCGGTGAAGTAAGAATAAATCCGGGAAGCAGATCAGATATAAAATATTCCGGGGGCATAGAAAATACAGAATCAGAAGTTTTCGGTGTACATATCGAAGACAGCATTCTGAACCGCTCGCACGTAAACGGAGGGCCAGCAATAAAAGATGAGCAGCCTGCCCTTTCAGAGGTGTACTGCCCGGCATGTGGGACTCAAATACAGGATAATGCACAGTTTTGCACCAATTGCGGAAAAAAGAGACAAAACCAAACCAGCGGTAAAAAACCTGAATAA
- a CDS encoding helix-turn-helix transcriptional regulator, with the protein MKNKIKVFRAMNDMTQEDLAKEVGVTRQTILAIEKGKYDPSLSLAFRISRVFKVNVEEVFFYD; encoded by the coding sequence ATGAAGAATAAGATCAAGGTATTCCGTGCAATGAATGATATGACACAGGAAGATCTTGCAAAGGAAGTTGGTGTCACGAGGCAGACAATACTTGCAATAGAAAAAGGAAAATATGATCCGTCGTTAAGCCTTGCCTTTAGGATATCAAGGGTATTTAAGGTAAATGTAGAAGAGGTATTCTTTTACGACTGA
- a CDS encoding COG1361 S-layer family protein produces MNKQRIFSGILMFLIIAVSFCGIVSADDSESSAYTQVAVTDVNLDPGVFVKGDTGIITITVKNTGTESVSINRAELYSNDISVVNDDAYDTVTPIGAGNEMQFSFTVDADAPDGIYYPRFYLDYTGSNSFSYNIPVKIESTGLSISVIDSPDSWQEGNEEKITLLIGNPRENTVNGVEISPLGEGVTSSQTSYFIGNLEPDESCEMKFDITPEDAKYIEFDASWRNGINKHISSVSIPVSYGDDKTGADPILNNVETKTSGSYSTVSGDITNAGLEDAMSIVVTVGSPAVPVDPYKIYVIGSLEPDDFSSFDVTYELQSDKYSAEIPVIITYKDLNGNDYEKEYSISSGSGSAVSSGSSSPDPSDVGSNTQRGGGGMMGGMGGGFSKIPVLEIVVIIIAGLGLVVIWKKGYIKKGSEAVKAKLAKGKK; encoded by the coding sequence ATGAATAAGCAAAGAATATTTTCAGGAATTTTAATGTTCCTTATTATTGCAGTGTCGTTCTGTGGTATTGTATCGGCAGATGATTCTGAGAGCAGTGCCTATACGCAGGTCGCAGTAACGGATGTGAATCTTGATCCGGGCGTTTTTGTAAAGGGTGATACCGGAATAATTACAATTACAGTAAAAAATACAGGCACAGAATCGGTTTCAATAAACCGGGCTGAACTGTATTCCAATGATATTTCGGTGGTAAACGATGATGCATATGATACCGTAACCCCCATTGGTGCCGGCAATGAGATGCAGTTTTCGTTCACTGTGGATGCCGATGCTCCGGACGGGATTTACTATCCGAGATTTTATCTTGACTATACAGGTTCAAACAGTTTTTCCTATAATATCCCTGTAAAGATTGAGAGCACAGGACTGTCTATCTCAGTAATTGACTCTCCGGATTCATGGCAGGAAGGTAATGAGGAAAAGATTACTCTTCTCATTGGCAATCCAAGGGAGAATACAGTTAACGGAGTTGAGATATCCCCTTTGGGTGAAGGTGTCACCTCTTCCCAGACAAGTTATTTTATCGGAAATCTTGAACCCGATGAGTCATGTGAGATGAAATTTGATATTACGCCGGAGGATGCAAAATATATTGAATTTGATGCTTCATGGAGAAACGGCATAAATAAGCACATTTCGTCCGTATCAATCCCGGTATCCTATGGTGATGACAAAACAGGTGCGGATCCGATTTTAAACAATGTGGAGACCAAAACATCGGGAAGCTATTCCACTGTCAGTGGTGACATCACCAATGCCGGACTTGAGGATGCAATGTCAATAGTTGTTACAGTTGGTTCTCCGGCAGTTCCTGTTGACCCGTACAAGATATATGTGATCGGTTCACTTGAACCTGATGACTTCTCAAGCTTTGATGTCACTTATGAGCTGCAGAGTGATAAATATTCAGCTGAGATTCCTGTGATTATTACATACAAGGACCTGAACGGGAATGACTATGAGAAGGAGTATTCCATTTCATCAGGTTCTGGATCTGCTGTATCTTCAGGTTCTTCCTCACCTGATCCCTCTGATGTCGGTTCAAACACCCAACGAGGCGGAGGCGGCATGATGGGAGGTATGGGCGGAGGCTTTTCAAAGATTCCAGTCCTTGAGATTGTTGTCATCATCATTGCCGGACTTGGACTTGTAGTCATATGGAAGAAAGGTTACATAAAAAAAGGATCTGAAGCAGTGAAGGCAAAACTTGCTAAGGGGAAGAAGTGA
- the ppsA gene encoding phosphoenolpyruvate synthase, translating to MNKMPDILWLAEIKKEDIPSVGGKGASLGEMTAVGLPVPPAFVVTAQAFRRYLVGAGVEERLYSKLEGLDVDDAELLENTANDVMNIIMETEMPEALGREIIAAYKKMGDNEIVAVRSSATAEDLPDASFAGQQETYLNIKGDEDLLESIHKCWASLFGGRAIYYRAKQGFDDRSVDIAVVVQKLVFSEKAGVMFSSHPVTGETTTIIEGSWGLGEAVVSGTVSPDNYVFDQSTKRVVDRYIANKIVEILPDGEKGTKEVEVDKERQDIAVLNDNEIKNLAKFAKIAEEHYENPQDIEWGIVGDEIYILQSRPITTIKKGSDKEEAKMENEGKILLEGQGASPGVATGKVVIVNTIKDLGKVNDGDIMVAKMTNPDMVPAMRRASAIITDEGGMTCHAAIVSRELGTPAAVGTKKATKVLTAGQTVTVDGEKGIVYEGAVAKSSDANPAVMQASFAAAPIITATSIKVNVSLPEAAKRAAATGADGVGLLRIEHLILGLGRTPNWYIRNDKEDEFINELYTGIKTVMDEFNGKPVWVRTLDAPTDEFRNMKGGEDEPEEHNPMLGWRGIRRDLQSFDQFRLQVEAFKKLWDEGYDNLGIMFPLVGHPDEFLQAKEMMYDLGVDVDARTLGIMVEIPSSAILIDDFIEAGIDFASFGTNDLIQYTLAIDRNNQNVADMYMPKHPAVLKIIKFAIDRCRRGGVECSICGQAGSDPEMVKWLIETGITSVSANIDAVQKIRETAARTETKIILDASRK from the coding sequence ATGAATAAAATGCCGGACATTCTGTGGCTAGCAGAGATAAAAAAAGAAGACATCCCCTCTGTCGGTGGCAAGGGAGCATCGCTTGGAGAGATGACAGCCGTGGGACTGCCCGTACCACCCGCGTTTGTTGTTACAGCTCAGGCCTTCAGAAGATATCTTGTAGGTGCCGGAGTTGAAGAGAGACTCTACTCAAAACTTGAAGGGCTTGACGTGGATGACGCTGAACTCCTGGAAAATACTGCAAATGATGTAATGAACATCATAATGGAGACCGAAATGCCGGAAGCGCTTGGCAGAGAGATCATTGCCGCATACAAAAAGATGGGCGACAATGAGATCGTTGCAGTACGATCAAGTGCAACAGCAGAAGATCTTCCGGATGCGAGCTTTGCCGGACAGCAGGAGACTTACCTCAATATAAAAGGGGACGAGGACCTTCTGGAGTCCATACACAAATGCTGGGCTTCGCTCTTCGGTGGAAGGGCAATATATTACAGGGCCAAACAGGGTTTTGACGACCGGAGCGTTGACATTGCCGTGGTTGTACAGAAACTTGTCTTCTCTGAAAAAGCAGGAGTAATGTTCTCATCCCATCCGGTTACCGGAGAGACCACAACAATAATTGAAGGTTCGTGGGGACTTGGAGAAGCTGTAGTCTCAGGTACAGTATCACCTGACAATTATGTATTTGACCAGAGCACCAAAAGAGTCGTTGACAGGTATATTGCAAATAAAATAGTTGAAATCCTCCCTGACGGCGAAAAAGGCACAAAAGAGGTTGAAGTGGACAAAGAACGCCAGGATATTGCTGTACTCAACGACAATGAGATCAAAAACCTGGCAAAATTTGCAAAGATTGCAGAAGAGCACTACGAAAATCCACAGGATATTGAATGGGGCATAGTAGGAGATGAAATTTACATCCTTCAGTCACGTCCGATAACCACAATCAAAAAAGGATCAGACAAAGAGGAAGCTAAAATGGAAAATGAAGGCAAAATACTCCTCGAAGGTCAGGGCGCGTCACCGGGAGTCGCAACCGGAAAAGTGGTCATTGTAAACACCATAAAGGATCTCGGCAAGGTAAATGATGGGGACATTATGGTTGCAAAGATGACCAACCCAGACATGGTTCCGGCAATGAGAAGAGCATCTGCCATAATCACTGACGAGGGCGGAATGACCTGCCACGCCGCAATTGTCAGCAGAGAACTGGGAACGCCTGCAGCAGTAGGCACAAAGAAAGCAACAAAAGTGCTGACCGCAGGCCAGACTGTCACAGTTGACGGTGAGAAAGGAATAGTCTATGAAGGTGCGGTTGCAAAAAGCAGTGATGCAAACCCTGCGGTAATGCAGGCATCATTTGCAGCGGCACCTATCATCACCGCAACGAGCATCAAGGTTAATGTTTCCCTTCCTGAAGCCGCAAAGCGTGCAGCAGCAACAGGTGCGGATGGTGTAGGACTGCTAAGAATTGAACACTTAATCCTCGGCCTTGGCAGGACACCAAACTGGTATATCAGAAATGATAAAGAGGACGAATTCATCAATGAACTCTACACCGGAATTAAGACTGTAATGGATGAGTTCAACGGCAAGCCTGTATGGGTGAGAACCCTTGATGCACCAACCGATGAATTCAGGAATATGAAGGGTGGCGAGGATGAACCTGAAGAGCACAACCCAATGCTTGGATGGCGTGGTATCCGCCGCGATCTTCAGTCATTTGATCAGTTCCGCCTTCAGGTTGAGGCATTTAAGAAGCTCTGGGATGAAGGATATGACAACCTTGGCATAATGTTCCCGCTTGTCGGACATCCGGACGAATTCCTCCAGGCAAAAGAGATGATGTATGACCTCGGCGTTGATGTTGATGCCAGGACACTTGGAATAATGGTGGAAATCCCAAGCAGTGCCATCTTAATTGACGACTTCATCGAAGCCGGAATCGACTTTGCATCATTTGGAACAAACGACTTAATCCAGTACACACTCGCAATTGACAGGAACAACCAGAATGTTGCAGATATGTACATGCCAAAACACCCGGCCGTCCTTAAGATCATCAAATTTGCAATTGACCGCTGCCGCAGAGGCGGGGTTGAATGCTCAATCTGTGGACAGGCAGGATCAGATCCTGAGATGGTAAAATGGCTTATTGAGACCGGAATTACAAGCGTTTCAGCAAATATAGATGCAGTGCAGAAGATCCGCGAGACGGCTGCAAGAACAGAAACAAAGATAATACTTGACGCATCAAGAAAATAA
- the serA gene encoding phosphoglycerate dehydrogenase, whose protein sequence is MNYKVLVSDPLAEEGIEILRGFCEVDVRTGLSEEQLIKIIGEYDGLLVRSGTQVTESVIEAAEKLRFVGRAGAGVDNINLDAATKKGIIVANAPAGNTLAACEHTLAMMASLARNIPQATASVKKGEWKRSAFMGVELNDKVLGIVGFGRIGQELAKRASALEMKVVAYDPYINRERAKELGVEVMTLDELFPVADFITVHTPLIKETKHLINTTTIATMKDGVRIINCARGGIINEADLCDAIAQGKVAGAALDVYEEEPPKASGIISLDQVICTPHLGASTVEAQLNVAVSVAKQCIEVLKGGSAKFVVNAPMIPPDQVERIEPYANLAQKMGKLLIQLVEGRIESVEVEYGGKTAEFGQNTKYITRLALKGMLDPILQTPVNIVNAELAAKERGIRVSETITEESFGFTNVITIRVKTDKMEESVSGNVSSPGKPRIVKIGEYMTDMTPTGHVVISRHHDVPGVIGKFATIIGHKNVNIAGMQVGRNRPGDEAIMVLNVDSEVPQDAMDEIVQIDGVFTAKYAKI, encoded by the coding sequence GTGAACTATAAAGTGCTTGTCAGCGATCCGCTGGCAGAGGAAGGAATAGAGATTCTTCGCGGTTTTTGCGAAGTGGATGTCAGAACAGGACTGAGCGAGGAGCAGTTAATAAAAATAATCGGTGAATATGATGGTCTTCTCGTCAGAAGCGGTACACAGGTTACTGAGTCTGTTATTGAAGCTGCTGAAAAACTGAGGTTTGTGGGACGCGCCGGTGCCGGTGTTGATAATATCAATCTTGATGCGGCAACAAAGAAGGGAATCATTGTTGCAAATGCGCCTGCGGGCAATACACTTGCGGCATGTGAGCACACCCTTGCAATGATGGCATCACTTGCAAGAAACATCCCCCAGGCAACAGCCTCTGTTAAGAAGGGTGAATGGAAGCGCTCTGCATTTATGGGCGTTGAGCTTAATGACAAGGTTCTTGGAATTGTAGGATTCGGAAGAATCGGTCAGGAGCTTGCAAAGCGTGCATCAGCCCTTGAGATGAAGGTTGTGGCATATGACCCATATATCAACCGCGAGAGGGCAAAAGAACTCGGTGTTGAAGTAATGACACTTGATGAACTCTTTCCGGTTGCGGACTTCATTACAGTCCATACCCCGCTTATCAAGGAGACGAAGCACTTAATCAACACCACCACCATTGCAACGATGAAAGATGGTGTCAGGATTATCAACTGTGCACGCGGCGGTATCATCAATGAGGCTGATCTCTGCGACGCGATTGCGCAGGGAAAGGTTGCAGGTGCGGCGCTTGATGTCTATGAGGAAGAACCACCAAAGGCTTCAGGAATTATCTCTCTGGATCAGGTTATCTGCACTCCTCATCTTGGTGCATCCACAGTCGAGGCTCAGCTCAATGTCGCAGTTTCGGTTGCGAAGCAGTGTATTGAAGTATTAAAGGGCGGTTCTGCAAAATTTGTCGTAAACGCACCTATGATCCCGCCTGACCAGGTGGAGAGGATTGAACCATACGCAAACCTTGCCCAGAAGATGGGAAAGCTTCTGATTCAGCTTGTTGAAGGCAGAATTGAATCTGTTGAGGTGGAGTATGGTGGCAAAACTGCGGAATTCGGGCAGAATACAAAATATATAACAAGGCTTGCCCTCAAGGGAATGCTTGATCCCATTCTTCAGACTCCTGTTAATATTGTCAATGCTGAGCTTGCCGCTAAAGAGAGAGGCATCCGCGTCTCTGAGACTATAACTGAAGAGTCATTTGGCTTTACCAATGTCATCACAATCAGAGTTAAGACTGATAAGATGGAAGAGTCTGTATCCGGAAATGTTTCGTCACCGGGAAAACCAAGAATTGTTAAGATTGGTGAGTACATGACAGACATGACTCCGACAGGGCATGTTGTCATCTCAAGGCATCATGATGTCCCCGGAGTTATCGGAAAGTTTGCAACGATCATCGGGCATAAGAATGTGAATATTGCCGGTATGCAGGTCGGAAGAAACCGTCCTGGTGATGAGGCAATCATGGTCTTAAATGTGGACTCTGAAGTGCCACAGGATGCCATGGATGAGATAGTACAGATTGACGGTGTATTTACAGCGAAATATGCGAAAATCTGA
- a CDS encoding DUF2179 domain-containing protein, with protein sequence MLIRGGSGFLVTIDPEIVSFLILPALIFFARIADVTCGTLRIIFISRGMRLFSAVLGFFEISIWLLAISEVFSQGLSPAAFLAYALGFAAGNYVGITVEEKMALGISVVRVITQYNAEELIFQLKESGFRTTSVNAMGQFGPVSIIYSVVKRKDISEALRQVHKYNPNAFYTIEDIRHAGGPMFSPDGITPKRGVARYTRKAK encoded by the coding sequence ATGCTTATCAGAGGAGGGAGTGGATTTTTGGTTACTATTGATCCGGAGATTGTCAGTTTTTTAATATTGCCGGCACTGATATTTTTTGCAAGGATTGCTGATGTTACATGCGGCACTCTCAGAATTATCTTCATATCGAGAGGTATGAGGTTATTTTCGGCTGTTCTTGGATTTTTTGAGATAAGTATATGGCTTCTGGCAATATCTGAGGTTTTCAGCCAGGGTCTCTCTCCTGCTGCATTTCTGGCCTATGCACTTGGTTTTGCAGCCGGAAATTATGTGGGAATTACTGTGGAGGAGAAGATGGCACTTGGGATCTCTGTTGTAAGGGTTATTACACAGTATAATGCTGAGGAACTCATCTTCCAGTTAAAAGAGTCGGGATTTCGGACAACCTCGGTGAATGCAATGGGTCAGTTCGGGCCGGTCAGTATTATTTATTCTGTTGTTAAGAGAAAAGACATCTCTGAGGCATTAAGGCAGGTGCATAAGTACAATCCAAATGCATTTTACACCATTGAGGACATCAGGCATGCCGGAGGGCCTATGTTTTCCCCGGACGGGATTACTCCAAAACGTGGTGTTGCGAGATATACGAGAAAGGCAAAGTGA
- a CDS encoding DUF2178 domain-containing protein, which yields MKRNTYFIIIAGIAFLELCLIWWIIKSPPRPPGKEILAIGIAAGIIIALLLKGKTENLTEGDERHHLINEKSAIKTLQITWILLFSFAASSIVFIVERGDFFIKHFLGFPFIQMIILFAVIVVFAAFRIYYTNKYGGFDSDEE from the coding sequence ATGAAACGAAACACATATTTTATCATAATCGCAGGAATTGCTTTCCTGGAGTTATGCCTAATATGGTGGATAATAAAAAGTCCTCCAAGGCCCCCCGGAAAGGAGATTTTAGCAATCGGAATCGCTGCCGGAATTATCATTGCACTTCTCCTTAAAGGTAAAACTGAAAATCTTACGGAAGGGGATGAGAGGCATCATTTAATCAACGAAAAATCTGCGATTAAAACACTCCAGATAACCTGGATTCTGCTTTTCTCCTTCGCAGCATCATCAATCGTCTTCATTGTAGAGAGAGGCGACTTCTTTATAAAACATTTCCTCGGATTCCCGTTCATCCAGATGATAATACTGTTCGCCGTAATTGTTGTCTTTGCGGCCTTCAGGATTTATTACACCAATAAATACGGGGGATTTGACTCCGATGAAGAATAA